The genomic segment CATACGTACCGGTGCAGGTCCAGCCCGGCCTCCCGAAGGTGGAGGATGGGGTAGAGCACGAGCTGGCCCGGGCCATGGTAGGTCACATCGCCCCCCCGTTCCACGGGGTAGACCTCCACCCCGTGCCGGGCAAGCTCCTCCGGGGGGGCGAGGATATGGCCCTCGTCCCCTTGACGGCCGATGGTGATGACCGGCGTATGCTCGAGGGAGAGCACCACGTCCGGGATCCACCCCTCCCGGCGGAGGGCGTGGAGCCGTCGCTGGAGCGCAAGGGCCGGACCGTACGCGATGCGGCCGAGGTCGGCGTGGAGGACCGTCCTCACCCTGGCTTCACCCGACCGATGATCTCCCCGGGACGGGTTGTCCCGCCCTCGCTCACACGGGCTTCGGCGAGGATCCCGGTCGACGGGGCCTCGATGACGAACACCGCCTTGTCCGCCTCGACCTCGGCCACCGCCTCCCCAGCTTCCACTTCCTCGCCCGCTGCCTTGAGCCAGCGTACGAGCTTAACCTCCTCGACCTCCCCAAGTTCGGGCACGACGATGTCCACCACTCCTCCTTCTGGCTCATTCTAAGCGCAGCCCACCAAGGACAAAAGGCCCGGACGCGCTGCGCCGTGAGCCCGATCGCGGCCACCTGGTAGAATAGGGCATGGAACGATCCCAGGGTTTCTGCTCGGCCCGCGGCGGCCCGGGAGGGGCGGCGGCAGATGCCGCAGTCCTGCGGGAGTGGGTGCGGACCAAGGGCCAGGTGGTGAGCCCGGATTTCCTGAGGGTGGACGGGTTCCTCAACCACCGCATCGAGCCGGCGTTCATCGCGGAGGCCGGGCGCCTCTTGGCTGACGCGTTCGCGCCGGCCCGAGCCACGTGCGTCCTCACCGCTGAGGCCGCGGGAAACGTGATCGCCTACGAGGTGGCCCGCCGGCTCAATGTGGCTGCCCTGTACGCCAAGAAAGGCCGCGCGGCCACGATGGCCCAGGCGTTGAAGCGGAGGGTGCCCTCGCCCACCAAGGGTGGCGAGGTCGAGCTGTCCCTG from the Candidatus Acetothermia bacterium genome contains:
- a CDS encoding lipoyl domain-containing protein, which encodes MDIVVPELGEVEEVKLVRWLKAAGEEVEAGEAVAEVEADKAVFVIEAPSTGILAEARVSEGGTTRPGEIIGRVKPG
- a CDS encoding phosphoribosyltransferase family protein, giving the protein MERSQGFCSARGGPGGAAADAAVLREWVRTKGQVVSPDFLRVDGFLNHRIEPAFIAEAGRLLADAFAPARATCVLTAEAAGNVIAYEVARRLNVAALYAKKGRAATMAQALKRRVPSPTKGGEVELSLSREYVGPRERVLIVDDFLYRGTTSAALADMAREAGAELVGFGFVIEKCFAGGRELLAPYGVPIVTLVPILRMDMNEIVFAPPRGLTSSA